From the genome of Flavobacterium ovatum, one region includes:
- a CDS encoding electron transfer flavoprotein subunit beta/FixA family protein — MKILVCISHVPDTTSKINFTNNDSEFDTNGVQFVINPNDEFGLTRAIWFQEKQGATVTVVSVGGPETEPTLRKALAIGANDAIRVNATPTDGFFVAKQLTEIVKNGGYDLVIAGKESLDYNGGMVPGMIAALTNSNFINSCTEINIEGTNVKAVREIDGGKETVSTTLPLIIGGQKGLVEEKDLRIPNMRGIMTARSKPLTIVEPTDAPTNTKAVKFEKPAPKSAVRLVAADNLDELINLLHNEAKVI; from the coding sequence ATGAAAATATTAGTTTGCATCAGTCACGTTCCTGATACTACCTCAAAGATTAACTTCACCAATAATGATTCAGAATTTGACACTAATGGAGTACAATTTGTTATCAATCCAAATGACGAGTTCGGACTTACTCGTGCTATTTGGTTCCAAGAGAAGCAAGGAGCAACCGTTACTGTCGTAAGTGTTGGTGGCCCTGAAACAGAACCAACACTTAGAAAAGCATTAGCAATAGGTGCAAATGATGCTATTCGTGTTAACGCAACACCTACTGACGGCTTTTTTGTGGCTAAACAATTGACTGAGATAGTAAAAAACGGAGGCTACGACTTGGTTATTGCTGGAAAAGAATCTTTAGATTATAACGGCGGGATGGTTCCTGGAATGATTGCCGCACTAACCAATTCAAACTTCATCAATTCCTGTACTGAAATCAACATTGAAGGAACAAACGTAAAAGCAGTTCGCGAAATCGACGGCGGAAAAGAAACCGTTTCTACTACTTTACCATTAATAATTGGTGGTCAAAAAGGACTAGTAGAAGAAAAAGATTTACGCATCCCAAACATGAGAGGGATTATGACCGCAAGATCTAAACCACTTACTATTGTAGAGCCTACTGATGCTCCTACGAATACAAAGGCCGTTAAATTTGAAAAACCAGCTCCAAAATCAGCAGTAAGACTAGTTGCAGCAGACAACCTAGACGAATTAATCAATTTACTACACAACGAAGCAAAGGTAATCTAG
- a CDS encoding electron transfer flavoprotein subunit alpha/FixB family protein has product MSILIYAESAEGKFKKVAFELASYAKKIAESLGTTVTALAFNTTDASELSKYGVDKVLKVNDSKLANFTAKAYADVIQQAAKKENTKVVLLSSSTNSTYLASLVTVSLEAGYASNVVGLPLSTSPFQVKRNAFSNKAFNITEISTEVKVLGLAKNSFGIIESSSSLTEEDFTPTLSDNDFNIKIESTEKVSGKVSIADADIVVSGGRGLKGPENWGLIEDLATVLGAATACSKPVSDLGWRPHGEHVGQTGKPVAANLYIAIGISGAIQHIAGINSSKVKVVINTDPEAPFFKVADYGVVGDAFEVVPQLIEKLKAFKGQ; this is encoded by the coding sequence ATGTCAATATTAATATACGCAGAATCAGCAGAAGGTAAATTCAAAAAAGTAGCTTTTGAATTAGCTTCATACGCAAAAAAAATAGCCGAATCATTAGGAACAACAGTTACTGCTTTAGCTTTTAACACAACTGACGCCTCTGAACTATCTAAATACGGAGTGGATAAAGTATTAAAAGTAAACGACAGCAAACTAGCCAACTTTACAGCTAAAGCTTATGCAGATGTAATACAACAAGCTGCCAAAAAAGAAAACACGAAAGTAGTTTTGCTTTCTTCAAGCACCAACAGCACTTACCTTGCCTCACTTGTAACCGTTTCACTGGAAGCAGGATACGCATCTAACGTAGTTGGACTCCCCTTGAGTACATCACCTTTCCAAGTAAAAAGAAACGCTTTTTCAAACAAAGCATTCAATATTACAGAAATTAGTACTGAAGTAAAAGTACTTGGATTAGCCAAAAATTCCTTTGGAATCATAGAATCTAGCTCTTCACTAACGGAAGAAGATTTTACTCCTACGCTTTCTGATAATGATTTCAATATCAAAATTGAATCTACAGAAAAAGTATCTGGAAAAGTATCTATTGCTGATGCTGATATTGTAGTTTCTGGAGGAAGAGGATTAAAAGGACCTGAAAATTGGGGATTAATAGAAGATTTGGCTACAGTTCTAGGGGCAGCAACTGCTTGTTCAAAACCCGTTTCCGACTTAGGATGGAGACCTCATGGAGAACATGTAGGCCAAACAGGAAAACCAGTTGCGGCAAATTTATACATTGCTATTGGAATCTCTGGAGCAATACAACATATTGCAGGGATCAACTCATCTAAAGTAAAAGTAGTTATCAATACAGATCCTGAAGCACCTTTCTTCAAAGTTGCAGATTATGGTGTAGTAGGAGATGCATTTGAAGTAGTCCCTCAATTAATTGAAAAACTTAAAGCATTTAAAGGTCAATAA
- a CDS encoding bifunctional nuclease family protein, whose protein sequence is MSLVKLSIKGISYSQTQNGAYALILNEVDGERKLPIVIGAFEAQSIAIALEKEIKPPRPLTHDLFKNFAERFDITVKQVIIHKLVDGVFYSSIICERDKIEEIIDARTSDAIALALRFNAPIFTYKNILDKAGIYLKANPQDTDKDSQEIDDILSNPETFGNIDESETSGRPYIKHSLQELTELLEQAVSHEDYEKAAKIRDEISKRES, encoded by the coding sequence ATGAGTTTAGTTAAACTATCCATAAAAGGAATTTCATACAGCCAAACTCAAAACGGAGCATATGCTTTGATTTTGAATGAAGTTGACGGAGAGAGAAAACTACCTATTGTCATAGGTGCGTTTGAAGCACAATCTATTGCCATTGCTTTAGAAAAAGAAATCAAACCTCCACGCCCATTAACACACGACTTATTTAAAAATTTTGCAGAACGTTTTGATATTACAGTAAAACAGGTCATCATACATAAATTAGTCGATGGCGTATTTTACTCAAGTATCATTTGTGAAAGAGATAAAATTGAAGAAATTATTGACGCTAGAACATCTGATGCTATAGCGCTTGCACTGCGTTTCAACGCACCTATTTTTACTTACAAAAATATTCTTGACAAGGCTGGTATTTATTTAAAAGCCAACCCACAGGACACTGATAAAGACTCACAAGAAATTGACGATATTCTTTCTAATCCTGAAACTTTTGGAAACATAGACGAAAGTGAAACCTCAGGACGCCCTTATATCAAGCATAGTCTTCAAGAATTAACAGAACTTCTTGAGCAAGCCGTTAGTCATGAAGATTATGAAAAGGCAGCAAAAATCAGAGACGAAATTTCAAAAAGAGAGTCCTAA
- a CDS encoding thymidylate synthase — translation MKQYLDLVQHVMENGCQKGDRTGTGTKSVFGHQMRFDLNEGFPMVTTKKLHLKSIIYELLWFLKGDTNIEYLQKNGVKIWDAWADENGDLGPVYGHQWRNWNSEEIDQIKDLINELKTNPNSRRMIVSAWNPSVLPDTSKSFSENVANNKAALPPCHAFFQFYVADGKLSCQLYQRSADIFLGVPFNIASYALLTMMIAQVCNLGLGEFIHTFGDAHIYNNHFEQLELQLSREPRALPKMILNPEIKDIFDFDYEDFTLVDYEPHAGIKGNVAV, via the coding sequence ATGAAACAATATTTAGATTTAGTACAACACGTAATGGAAAACGGTTGCCAGAAAGGAGACCGAACAGGAACAGGAACCAAGAGTGTATTTGGCCACCAAATGCGTTTTGATTTGAACGAAGGTTTTCCGATGGTTACCACCAAGAAATTACACCTTAAATCTATAATTTATGAATTATTATGGTTTTTAAAAGGGGACACAAATATTGAATACCTTCAAAAAAATGGAGTAAAAATATGGGATGCTTGGGCAGATGAAAATGGAGATTTAGGCCCAGTTTACGGCCATCAATGGCGCAATTGGAACAGCGAAGAAATAGATCAAATAAAAGATCTAATCAACGAGTTAAAAACAAATCCAAATAGCCGAAGAATGATCGTTTCAGCATGGAATCCATCCGTACTTCCTGACACTAGTAAATCGTTTTCAGAAAATGTAGCAAATAACAAAGCAGCTTTACCTCCTTGTCACGCTTTTTTCCAGTTTTATGTAGCTGACGGAAAATTATCTTGTCAATTATACCAACGTAGTGCTGATATTTTCTTGGGAGTACCCTTTAACATTGCGTCATACGCATTATTAACCATGATGATTGCACAAGTATGTAACCTAGGCTTAGGCGAGTTCATACATACGTTTGGAGATGCACACATCTACAACAACCATTTTGAACAGCTTGAATTACAATTATCACGGGAACCAAGAGCATTACCTAAAATGATATTGAATCCCGAGATAAAGGATATTTTTGATTTCGATTATGAAGACTTCACCTTAGTAGACTATGAACCACACGCTGGAATCAAAGGAAATGTAGCGGTATAA
- a CDS encoding isoamylase early set domain-containing protein — protein MSIKKQFIKSKPVCKVTFSIEAKDAVNASVVGDFNNWSIEEGVLNKLKNGTFKGVVELAKDASYEFKYVIDGEYVNDTEADSFKWNEFSGTQNGVVAV, from the coding sequence ATGTCAATTAAGAAACAATTTATAAAGTCAAAACCAGTTTGTAAAGTTACTTTTTCTATCGAGGCTAAAGATGCAGTTAATGCGTCTGTAGTGGGTGATTTTAACAATTGGAGTATCGAAGAGGGAGTTTTGAATAAGTTAAAAAACGGAACTTTTAAAGGGGTTGTTGAATTAGCAAAGGATGCTTCTTATGAGTTCAAATATGTGATTGATGGTGAGTATGTAAACGATACTGAAGCTGATTCTTTCAAATGGAATGAATTTTCAGGAACGCAAAACGGAGTTGTAGCAGTTTAA
- a CDS encoding 2TM domain-containing protein produces the protein MEREQHELYEYARRRIKQKKRLYFHFVLLISITLFIFLSTKIMTLDINPNWLILGVTIWAFIFILHFIKVYITDRFMNKDWEREQINRLVSLQEKKIAELKTKTSEDPTSIK, from the coding sequence ATGGAAAGAGAACAACACGAATTATATGAATATGCACGAAGAAGAATCAAACAAAAAAAAAGACTCTACTTTCATTTTGTCCTACTAATTTCCATAACTCTTTTTATCTTTTTGTCAACCAAAATAATGACGCTTGACATTAATCCAAACTGGCTCATTTTAGGGGTTACAATTTGGGCATTTATTTTCATCCTTCACTTTATAAAAGTTTACATAACAGACCGTTTTATGAATAAAGATTGGGAAAGAGAACAAATTAATCGATTAGTTTCTTTGCAAGAAAAAAAAATAGCCGAATTAAAAACTAAAACAAGCGAAGATCCTACTTCAATAAAATAA
- a CDS encoding dihydrofolate reductase, which translates to MIIMIAATAENNELGKNNELIWHLPDDFKRFKAITTGHHIIMGRKTFESFPKPLPNRTHIVISRQKDYASQGCTVVNSLEEALSACPKDEDVFIIGGGEIYQLALPHSDKIELTRVHHTFEADAFFPEIKPEEWELTESEFHSKDEKHLFDYSFLTYSKK; encoded by the coding sequence ATGATTATAATGATTGCTGCCACCGCAGAAAACAACGAGTTAGGAAAAAACAATGAACTGATATGGCATTTACCAGATGACTTTAAGAGATTTAAGGCTATCACAACAGGTCATCATATCATCATGGGACGAAAAACATTTGAAAGTTTTCCTAAACCACTACCTAATAGAACACATATTGTAATAAGTCGCCAAAAAGATTATGCTTCCCAAGGATGTACGGTAGTCAATAGCTTAGAAGAAGCATTATCTGCTTGTCCAAAAGACGAAGATGTATTTATAATAGGAGGTGGAGAAATATACCAATTAGCTCTTCCACATTCAGATAAGATAGAATTAACCAGGGTACACCATACCTTTGAAGCTGATGCTTTCTTCCCAGAAATCAAACCAGAAGAATGGGAGCTTACAGAATCCGAATTTCACTCAAAAGATGAAAAACACCTTTTTGATTACTCCTTTCTAACTTATTCTAAAAAATAA
- the ubiE gene encoding bifunctional demethylmenaquinone methyltransferase/2-methoxy-6-polyprenyl-1,4-benzoquinol methylase UbiE: protein MSKNITPYKDSTLSKKEQVAKMFDTISGNYDNLNRVISFGIDVKWRKKVLDIVKKSNPTNILDIATGTGDLAILLAQTKAEKIIGLDISAGMLEVGKTKIAAKNLSKTIEMVLADSENMPFEDNFFDAITVAFGVRNFEHLEKGLSEILRVLKPNGIFVILETSIPEKTPYKQGYNFYSKNILPIIGKLFSKDDAAYGYLSESASQFPYGEALNNILRKIGFIEVKAMPQTFGVATIYSASKK, encoded by the coding sequence ATGTCAAAAAACATCACCCCATATAAAGACTCCACATTAAGTAAAAAAGAACAGGTAGCAAAAATGTTCGATACCATATCAGGAAATTATGATAATTTGAATCGTGTTATTTCCTTTGGAATCGATGTAAAATGGCGTAAGAAAGTTTTAGACATCGTTAAAAAATCAAATCCTACTAACATTCTTGATATCGCTACCGGTACAGGAGACTTAGCAATCTTATTAGCACAAACGAAAGCTGAAAAAATAATAGGTCTAGATATTTCAGCTGGGATGCTTGAAGTAGGCAAAACTAAAATTGCCGCCAAGAACCTTTCAAAAACCATCGAAATGGTTTTAGCCGACTCAGAAAACATGCCATTTGAAGATAATTTCTTTGACGCAATAACTGTCGCTTTTGGAGTACGTAATTTTGAACATCTGGAGAAAGGGTTATCCGAAATTTTAAGAGTACTAAAGCCCAACGGTATATTTGTAATTTTAGAAACATCAATCCCTGAAAAAACTCCATATAAACAAGGATACAACTTTTACAGCAAAAATATTTTACCCATAATTGGGAAATTATTTTCAAAAGATGATGCCGCCTACGGATACTTATCTGAATCGGCTTCACAATTCCCTTATGGTGAAGCGCTAAACAATATTTTAAGAAAAATTGGGTTTATAGAGGTAAAGGCAATGCCGCAAACATTTGGAGTAGCAACTATTTATTCAGCTTCTAAAAAATAA